One window from the genome of Serinibacter salmoneus encodes:
- a CDS encoding helix-turn-helix domain-containing protein has translation METNVTSLVQPLREDGPLPLHRILARNVGRILGEHGLSRASLARAIGMSGPGLTMKLNGKRPVDLTDLELLAAALGVKPTDLLLPQMDSNHQPSD, from the coding sequence ATGGAGACCAATGTGACCTCGCTGGTTCAGCCCCTTCGGGAGGATGGACCTCTGCCGCTACACCGCATCCTTGCGCGCAACGTGGGGCGGATCCTGGGCGAGCACGGGCTCTCCCGCGCCAGCCTCGCCCGCGCGATCGGCATGAGCGGACCTGGGCTGACGATGAAGCTCAACGGAAAAAGGCCGGTCGACCTCACCGACCTCGAGCTGCTCGCTGCAGCTCTCGGGGTGAAGCCGACCGACCTGTTGCTCCCGCAGATGGACTCGAACCATCAACCGTCCGATTAA
- a CDS encoding helix-turn-helix domain-containing protein: protein MEQSHPVTGENIRRLLHEKRRSQADLARTLGVAQATISQKLSGARPLKATELTQIADFLDVTPGELFTTHPQATATR, encoded by the coding sequence ATGGAACAGTCACACCCCGTTACCGGTGAGAACATCCGGCGACTACTCCACGAGAAGCGGCGCTCGCAAGCCGACCTCGCACGCACCCTCGGCGTGGCTCAGGCCACCATCTCGCAGAAGCTCTCAGGTGCCCGCCCCTTGAAGGCCACAGAACTCACCCAGATCGCCGACTTCCTCGACGTGACCCCGGGCGAGCTCTTCACCACCCACCCACAAGCAACGGCAACCCGATGA